A genomic region of Antennarius striatus isolate MH-2024 chromosome 4, ASM4005453v1, whole genome shotgun sequence contains the following coding sequences:
- the LOC137593915 gene encoding ras association domain-containing protein 10-like, with the protein MIKFKSNQLVPLFLLFCCHKHKKELSRVVMEAEEGKISVWVCREEKLVSGLTKRTTCADVVRVLLEDQNLQQGASAAMLSGSPQSYCVVEKWRGFERILPNKTKILRLWSAWGDEQENVRFVLVKNEASLPNNGPRSAEARVVQSRESGQSPGVVLKGTAKTCWTTANAAANLSQEKQRRIVRKAFRKLDKMNRKKEQAISRDKSSVEKMETLVHMVISQDHTIRQQVQRIKELDREIERYEAKVHFDRIKRHGVNYVQDTYMVDASSEAISSSDCKRQDALCSAETLEQFEEYAHRCEEMVRLQEELTEREALVESITGEIQEELNRRWMKRRREERGAEASKDVYSVAAEMELGASAPPGMDPDVESLSENELALEEERIKTQLDTSLYIGLRLKTDLDAIRGDLDLSLALWETKEGELLELLAKVETMEIEQNDKLMVVDDGKGELAAGSSEAEPALAEKSGGWVEQARGLSKACRANDEDSDTGLSSMHSQDSDNTPVCESLV; encoded by the coding sequence ATGATTAAGTTCAAATCTAACCAACTAGTTCCACTCTTCTTATTGTTTTGTTgccacaaacataaaaaagaacTTTCCAGAGTTGTGATGGAGGCGGAGGAGGGGAAGATCTCCGTGTGGGTCTGCCGGGAGGAGAAGCTGGTTTCGGGGCTGACGAAGAGAACCACCTGCGCCGATGTCGTCAGAGTCCTGCTGGAGGACCAGAACCTGCAGCAGGGCGCCTCGGCTGCGATGCTGTCCGGATCCCCGCAGTCCTACTGCGTGGTGGAGAAATGGAGAGGGTTCGAGAGGATTTTACCGAACAAGACCAAAATCCTGCGGCTGTGGAGCGCCTGGGGGGACGAGCAAGAAAACGTCCGCTTCGTCCTGGTCAAGAACGAGGCTTCTCTGCCCAACAACGGGCCCCGCAGCGCCGAGGCGCGGGTCGTCCAGAGCCGGGAGAGCGGCCAGAGTCCGGGCGTTGTGCTCAAGGGCACCGCGAAAACGTGCTGGACAACCGCGAACGCTGCTGCAAACCTGTCCCAGGAGAAACAGAGGCGCATAGTCAGGAAGGCTTTCAGGAAGTTGGACAAgatgaacagaaagaaagaacaggCTATTTCTAGAGATAAGAGCTCTGTGGAGAAGATGGAAACCCTGGTTCACATGGTGATCTCCCAGGACCACACCATCCGCCAGCAGGTCCAGAGGATCAAGGAGCTGGACCGGGAGATCGAACGGTACGAGGCCAAAGTGCACTTTGATCGCATAAAACGTCACGGGGTAAACTATGTGCAGGACACATACATGGTGGATGCCTCCTCCGAGGCCATCAGTTCTTCAGACTGTAAGCGGCAGGACGCCCTGTGCTCAGCGGAAACCCTGGAGCAGTTCGAAGAGTACGCGCACCGCTGCGAGGAGATGGTGCGACTTCAAGAGGAGCTGACGGAACGCGAGGCGCTGGTGGAGAGCATCACCGGGGAGATCCAGGAGGAGCTCAACCGGAGGTGGATGAAACGCCGgcgggaggagagaggagcagaggcgTCAAAGGACGTGTACAGCGTGGCGGCTGAGATGGAACTGGGCGCGTCTGCCCCCCCAGGGATGGATCCAGATGTGGAAAGTTTGTCCGAGAACGAGCTGgcactggaggaggagaggatcaAAACGCAGCTGGACACCAGTCTGTACATCGGTCTGCGGCTGAAGACAGACCTGGATGCCATCAGGGGGGACTTGGACCTGAGTCTGGCACTCTGGGAGACCAAGGAAGGTGAACTTCTGGAGCTACTGGCTAAAGTTGAGACCATGGAGATAGAGCAGAATGACAAACTGATGGTGGTTGATGATGGTAAAGGAGAGCTGGCAGCTGGGAGCTCTGAGGCTGAGCCAGCCTTAGCAGAGAAGAGCGGTGGCTGGGTGGAGCAGGCCAGAGGTCTGTCCAAGGCCTGTAGAGCAAACGACGAGGACTCGGACACGGGACTGAGCTCCATGCACAGCCAGGACTCTGacaacacacctgtgtgtgagtCACTGGTTTAA